From the Desulfovibrio sp. genome, the window GCAGGCACGGCCTGCGGCCCCACAAACAGCCGGTTAAAGGCGTACTCTTCCGCCTGCCAGTTTATGCTGTCGGGCAGGATTTCCACGGGCGCAAAGCGCGTGGCCGCCGCAGCCAGCGCCTCAGCATCCTTGCTGCTGAAAAAGTCGCGCAAGGCCTGAGCCAGGGTCTGCATTTCTGGTAATGATGGGGACATTCAAGCCTCCGGGCAGGACGCCCCACGCGGGGCATCACGAGCATTTTGATACGTTATTAAAATGCCCGCTCTGTGTGCAGTGCGCCAGAGTGAATGTTTGGTGAGAGATCGGGTATGCAGCTATACCCGATTAATCGGCATTGGGTAGGAAGGGAAAAATGAAGGAGCGAAATGAAGAGAAGCCGGACTGCGGATGCAATCCGGCAGAGCCTCAGGCCTGACTGGTAATCAGGTACATGGCAAGCTGGGTATCGTGCCCGCGCACGCCAAGCTTGCGCCGGATGTTTCTGCGGTGGGTCTGCACAGTTTCCGGCGAAATGCGCAGGATGGCGGCAATCTCCTTGGTCGTGCGCCCGGTCTGGATCCACTGGCAGATTTTAAGCTCGGCGAGGGTCAGCTTGCTCAGCCCCTTGTCTTTAACCAGCTGCTCCTGCGCGGAACCTGTGCCTCCAAGGATGCGCTCAAGCTGCTCGCGCGCAAGCTCGATTCCCTGTTTGCGGGCTGTGGCATCCTGCTCCCTGCCCAGCTCCGCCAGGGCGGGCCACAGAAAGCTGCGCACGTTTTCGGCCAGCTCATCGCTCTGCTGGCAGCGCTCTTCCTCAACATGCCGCAGCACGTTGCGCAGGGTGATGTTCAGCTCTTCAAGACGCTGCTTTTCCTGCTGAAGATCCTGCGTTTGCCGCTGCACCGCGTCTTCAAGCATTTCCCTGTGCAACACGTGCGGCGTTATGTTGTTCAGCAGGAGCAAGAAGTCGCCGGAGCTTGCCATGCTCAGGTCCCCCAACGAAGCCATGGAAAGCCGGAACACCAAGCCATTGCCGAAGGGGGAAATTTCGACGGTCTGCCCCACCTTGTAGCGGGCAAAAAATGTTTTTGCGTCTGATTCTTCCAGACCAAGCGCATCCCAGATGTATTTGCCTTCAAGGTTCTCGCCCGCATACTGCCGCAAGGAGCGGTTGGCGGTGACTATGCGGCAGGCGGAATCCATGACCAGCACACCGTCGGACGTGGCGTTGAACACGTTTTCAAAGCGGCACTTTTCCACGGTCAGCAGGCGAAACAGCTCGTCCTGATCAATGGAGTGGGCGCTCTGGGCGGCCTGCATGCAGGCTTCCATCCACACTATTTCAAAAGCCTGACTGTAAACCTCCACCAGCCGCGCGGCCAGGGCCGCTGCGCGCTCCGTTACCTCAGGCGCGAGGCGCGGCAGGGCCTCAAGGGCATCCTGCACCGCCAGAGTGAAGGTCTTGTAGCAACCCAGAAACATACTGCTGGTGATGCCCCGTCGCAAATGACGCAGACCCGAGCTTTTCAGCGCATCGGCCCAGCCGTCGGCATTGGTGCGCAGCATTTCGAACGAAGGCGGCGTGTTGCGGTCGGCATGGCCTTTCACCGCGTCCAGCAGTCCGTCGCAGGAGGTCATGCAGTCTTCCCGCCTGGCCGTGGTGAAGGACAGGTAGCCCGCAGCCTTCATGCGCAGTGTCCACTGCCCGAGAAAGACTTCGGCGCAGTCGTCAAAGTGGTTCACCGCGCCAAGCGCGCACCGCCACTCTTCGCCGCTCAGGTCAAAAAGACCGGAAGACGCATTCTGCTCCGCTAGGTGGGATGTATGACTATCGGGGGTCGCTTTTGACATGGCTGCCTTAACGCGCATGGGGCTTGCAAAAAGGGCTACGCGGGATTCAGGGCAAGGACTGGTTGCGGGCATGGGACGGGGGCGCACGAGATAAATGGAGACTGGAAGCGGCACACTAATAAAAATGTGACGCACATTCACTCTTTCTGTCAAGAGCGTGAAAGGGCAGACCGAGCGCGGCATGGCGAAGGGCTGGCAATAAAAGCAGTTACGGGCGCTGCCGCCCATATGCATGGCAGGGAGGAAAGGGCATAAGGAGGACAAGCACAGGTTACGTGCAGTCCTGCACCACTAAGGGGGGAGAACGGGGGAAAGAAACAGCCAAGAAACAGAAAAAGGACTCATGCAAATCATGCATAAGTCCTTGAAATCTATATGGTGCCGAGGGACAGAATTGAACTGCCGACACGGGGATTTTCAGTCCCCTGCTCTACCAACTGAGCTACCTCGGCCCATTAGGGCTTGCCGCCAGAGCGTTTGCTCTTTCACAGCGGCTGGAAAAGTCTTCTATCTACTTGCGCTGACTTTGGCAAGCTTTTTTTTAAGAATTTTGTACAACGGCTTGAAATATGGCTTTCTTCCGGCCATACTTCCCCCGTCAACAGATCAAATCAAGGATTTATCGTGCCTTTTCACAGCCCCATCCCCCCAACATTGCGGGATCTCGATGCCCTGCGCAACATTGGCGTCAAGCGCGTCATCATGCAGGCCCTTGTTACCGGCGGCGTCACTGGCGGCGTTATCGGCCTTTTTCGCCTTGCTTACGACCACATCAACGCCGCGCTTGTGCACACCATACGCCAGCACGACCTTTATGACCCTGTTGCGGCTGCCTGGATTTTCGGCGGCTTGGCGATCTTGGCTCTGCTGGCACTGCTGGCCCTGCGCCTTGAACCCCTTGTGAGCGGCAGTGGCATTCCGCAGGTGGAGCTGATGGTGCGCGGGCAGATGCGCATGAACTGGCTGCGCGTGCTGCTGTGCAAATTTGGCGGAACCCTCGTTTCGCTCAGCGGCGGCCTGTCTGTGGGCCGCGAGGGGCCTTCCATCATGATGGGCGCGGCCGTGGGGGCTGGCGTGGGGCACCTGTGGGGCGAGCGCAGTGGGCAGAGCCTGCCGCGTTATCTTGTGGGGGGCAGCGTTGCCGGGCTTGCCGCCGCCTTTGGCGCGCCCCTGGCGGGCATGTTCTTTGCGTTTGAAGAAATGAAAACCATCCTCAGCGCCCCCATGCTGCTGTTTACGGGCGTGTGCGCCCTTGCCGCATGGTTTGTGGTGCAGGTTCTGCTCGGATTCGGCCTGGTGTTCCCCTTTGCGCAACAGCCCTTTATCCACTGGACGCAGTGGTGGGTCATCCCCTTTGTCGGCATTGCCATGGGCGTTCTGGGCGCTTTTTATAATCTGATACTGCTGCGCCTCACCCATTGGGCCGACCACAGCCCCCTGATGCCCCGCCCCTTGCGCGTGCTCCTGCCCTTCATGCTGGCGGGCGCGCTGCTTTATCTATGCCCGCAGGTGCTTGTGGGCATTG encodes:
- a CDS encoding LuxR C-terminal-related transcriptional regulator, with protein sequence MSKATPDSHTSHLAEQNASSGLFDLSGEEWRCALGAVNHFDDCAEVFLGQWTLRMKAAGYLSFTTARREDCMTSCDGLLDAVKGHADRNTPPSFEMLRTNADGWADALKSSGLRHLRRGITSSMFLGCYKTFTLAVQDALEALPRLAPEVTERAAALAARLVEVYSQAFEIVWMEACMQAAQSAHSIDQDELFRLLTVEKCRFENVFNATSDGVLVMDSACRIVTANRSLRQYAGENLEGKYIWDALGLEESDAKTFFARYKVGQTVEISPFGNGLVFRLSMASLGDLSMASSGDFLLLLNNITPHVLHREMLEDAVQRQTQDLQQEKQRLEELNITLRNVLRHVEEERCQQSDELAENVRSFLWPALAELGREQDATARKQGIELAREQLERILGGTGSAQEQLVKDKGLSKLTLAELKICQWIQTGRTTKEIAAILRISPETVQTHRRNIRRKLGVRGHDTQLAMYLITSQA
- a CDS encoding chloride channel protein, producing MPFHSPIPPTLRDLDALRNIGVKRVIMQALVTGGVTGGVIGLFRLAYDHINAALVHTIRQHDLYDPVAAAWIFGGLAILALLALLALRLEPLVSGSGIPQVELMVRGQMRMNWLRVLLCKFGGTLVSLSGGLSVGREGPSIMMGAAVGAGVGHLWGERSGQSLPRYLVGGSVAGLAAAFGAPLAGMFFAFEEMKTILSAPMLLFTGVCALAAWFVVQVLLGFGLVFPFAQQPFIHWTQWWVIPFVGIAMGVLGAFYNLILLRLTHWADHSPLMPRPLRVLLPFMLAGALLYLCPQVLVGIGFSTLQLESLPLPLLGLFGLLAVKMAFSWISFASGVSGGLLMPVLLMGSIGGACMASGLQSAGIISPEQTATVLTLGMTGLFAGSVRAPLTGAFLLLEMTGSFHNIPTVVLTAYIAAFTANALRSEPVYDSLRARCLDLAGAAAPSDKNGNDTDASGNATQLQK